From a single Microbacterium terrisoli genomic region:
- a CDS encoding GreA/GreB family elongation factor — MSLTGPVWMTPAAFAALEAELAELTAKADDADQARVLELRELIRNAEVGTKPDDGLVEAGMRITVKFHSDDSVETFLLGSRDLAQVDDDIDVYSPTSPLGSAIDGHHVGDEVSFTAPNGATLTVTIVSATPFA; from the coding sequence ATGAGCCTGACAGGACCCGTGTGGATGACTCCGGCCGCTTTTGCGGCCCTCGAGGCCGAGCTTGCCGAGCTCACGGCCAAAGCCGACGACGCAGATCAGGCCCGCGTGCTCGAGCTGCGCGAGCTGATCCGCAATGCCGAGGTCGGCACCAAGCCCGACGACGGTCTGGTCGAGGCCGGCATGCGCATCACGGTGAAGTTCCATTCGGACGATTCTGTCGAGACGTTCCTGCTGGGCAGCCGCGATCTCGCGCAGGTCGACGACGACATCGACGTGTATTCGCCGACCTCGCCGCTGGGCTCGGCGATCGACGGGCACCACGTGGGCGACGAGGTGAGCTTCACGGCTCCGAACGGCGCGACCCTCACCGTGACGATCGTCTCGGCGACGCCCTTCGCCTGA
- a CDS encoding PAS domain S-box protein, giving the protein MAASELGLEQWPEGVAAQLLNLSVDLTCVAGFDGYFRELSEGWMPLLGRPMSVLTSRPLLEFVHPDDVDSTAAALDEARRGGEVTCFENRFVAADGTNRWLQWTAVGVPAEQGFRAVARDLTPQREAELAVGESEQRYLDLIQSSYDIVQSIAPDGHFMFVNRAWHEHLGYTEEELAGLTLFDIVVEADYAHCSMLIARLMQGESFDHVEVTFIAKGGRTFPVEGNATGRFRDGEYVATHTFFRDVTDVRKAEALTAAYQHELEHDVAERSAALVRSEKLATLGRLSAGMAHELNNPAAAARRGAAQLQEAVTRTYTALTALAAEEFDADAVTRLGELIRSAAAGASSVTTLDPLIRSDREEQVEQWLHARGVADSWSLAGSLVAQELDPDALDRVAASFPPSALPAVLTALADSYSTAAILEQIGHGAQRISQIVGALKDYSYMDRAPVQDVDVHDGLNSTLVMLQSKLKSGIVVERQYGPDLPHIEAPGSELNQVWTNLIDNAIDAMGGTGRLVIRTEAAGDGVAVEIEDDGPGIPSGVVDRVFDPFFTTKGPGRGTGLGLNITFNIVRGCGGTIDVDSRPGRTVFRVRLPLRLEADRTQDAAAEGDPS; this is encoded by the coding sequence TTGGCTGCATCAGAGCTGGGGCTCGAGCAGTGGCCCGAGGGCGTTGCTGCCCAATTGCTGAACCTGTCCGTGGATCTCACGTGCGTCGCGGGATTCGACGGATACTTCCGGGAGCTCTCCGAGGGGTGGATGCCGCTGCTCGGCCGGCCGATGTCGGTGCTGACCTCTCGTCCGCTGCTGGAGTTCGTGCACCCCGACGACGTCGACAGCACCGCCGCGGCGCTCGACGAGGCCCGTCGGGGCGGTGAGGTCACCTGCTTCGAGAACCGGTTCGTCGCAGCCGACGGCACGAACCGATGGCTGCAGTGGACGGCCGTCGGTGTGCCCGCCGAGCAGGGCTTCCGTGCCGTCGCGCGCGATCTCACCCCCCAGCGCGAGGCCGAGCTGGCGGTGGGCGAGAGCGAGCAGCGCTACCTCGACCTCATCCAGTCCTCGTACGACATCGTGCAGTCCATCGCCCCCGACGGCCACTTCATGTTCGTCAACCGCGCGTGGCACGAGCATCTGGGCTACACCGAGGAGGAGCTGGCAGGCCTGACCCTGTTCGACATCGTCGTCGAGGCCGACTATGCGCACTGCTCGATGCTGATCGCCCGGCTCATGCAAGGAGAGTCGTTCGACCACGTCGAGGTGACCTTCATCGCCAAGGGCGGACGCACGTTCCCCGTCGAGGGCAACGCCACCGGACGCTTCCGCGACGGCGAGTACGTCGCCACACACACGTTCTTCCGCGACGTCACCGACGTGAGGAAGGCCGAAGCGCTGACCGCCGCCTACCAGCACGAACTCGAGCACGACGTCGCGGAGCGCTCCGCCGCTCTGGTGCGCAGCGAGAAGCTGGCGACACTGGGACGCCTGAGCGCGGGCATGGCGCACGAGCTGAACAACCCGGCCGCTGCGGCGCGGCGCGGCGCGGCGCAGCTGCAAGAGGCGGTGACCCGCACCTACACGGCGCTGACGGCGCTGGCGGCCGAAGAGTTCGACGCCGACGCCGTGACGCGACTGGGCGAGCTCATCCGGTCGGCCGCCGCCGGGGCGTCGTCGGTGACGACGCTGGACCCGCTGATTCGCAGCGACCGCGAAGAACAGGTCGAGCAATGGCTGCATGCCCGAGGCGTCGCCGATTCGTGGTCGTTGGCGGGGTCTCTCGTGGCGCAGGAGCTCGACCCCGATGCACTCGACCGTGTTGCGGCATCCTTCCCGCCGTCGGCGCTGCCGGCGGTGCTGACCGCACTGGCGGACTCCTATTCGACCGCCGCGATCCTGGAGCAGATCGGGCACGGGGCCCAGCGCATCTCGCAGATCGTCGGGGCGCTCAAGGACTACAGCTACATGGATCGCGCGCCGGTGCAGGATGTCGACGTGCACGACGGCCTGAACAGCACGCTGGTCATGCTGCAGTCCAAGCTCAAGAGCGGGATTGTGGTCGAGCGACAGTACGGGCCGGATCTGCCGCACATCGAGGCGCCGGGCAGCGAACTCAACCAAGTGTGGACGAACCTCATCGACAACGCGATCGATGCCATGGGCGGCACGGGTCGGCTGGTGATCCGCACCGAGGCGGCCGGCGACGGCGTCGCGGTCGAGATCGAAGACGACGGCCCGGGCATCCCCTCCGGGGTGGTCGACAGGGTGTTCGATCCGTTCTTCACCACGAAGGGCCCCGGCCGGGGCACCGGGCTGGGGCTGAACATCACGTTCAACATCGTGCGCGGCTGCGGCGGAACGATCGACGTCGATTCGCGGCCGGGACGAACCGTCTTCCGCGTACGGCTGCCGTTGCGCCTGGAAGCCGACAGAACACAGGATGCCGCAGCCGAAGGAGACCCGTCATGA
- a CDS encoding FAD-dependent oxidoreductase — protein MSAAAPASGPTARRRPVILAVDDDQAVLAAVRADLRGRYGHDHRVIAVDGGAQAITTLGQMAVRGDEVAVVVCDQRMPDITGVDVLREASRLFEGVRTVLLTAYADTDVAIDAINDLHLDYYILKPWDPPEERLFPVIDDLLGDWHAAHPPIQQLTRVVGSRWSQATHLVRDFLQRSQIPMVWLDVDTDKQARMLRSAAGDGELPLVITPDGTQLSAPGIPELAAALGHPAPSDAQTFDLAIVGAGPAGLAAAVYGASEGLRTVCIEQMVAGGQAGQSSRIENYLGFPNGIAGADLARRALTQARRFLVDVMAPQTVAAVDVSGPYPQLTLAGGQTVSCGALILACGVSYRSLDVPGSDRFEGRGVYYGAALSERDTVAGEDIIVVGGANSAGQAAVFFSAFARSVTILCRATQLGAKMSQYLVDQIAVLPNVTVECGTVVREVAGADHLEQVTVDAVSGGDERILAATSLFVFIGASPRTDWLPPQIVRDERGFVVTGSGLGTQRHRTADGERDPFLYETSVARVFAVGDVRAQSVKRVASAVGEGSVAVQFVHRVLHE, from the coding sequence ATGAGCGCCGCCGCCCCGGCATCCGGACCGACCGCCCGTCGTCGTCCCGTGATCCTGGCCGTCGATGACGACCAGGCGGTGCTGGCCGCCGTCCGGGCCGATCTGCGCGGACGCTACGGCCATGACCACCGCGTGATCGCCGTCGACGGCGGCGCACAGGCCATCACCACGCTCGGGCAGATGGCCGTGCGCGGCGATGAGGTCGCCGTCGTGGTCTGCGATCAGCGGATGCCCGACATCACCGGCGTCGACGTGCTGCGCGAGGCGTCTCGCCTGTTCGAGGGGGTGCGCACCGTGCTGCTGACGGCGTATGCCGATACGGACGTCGCGATCGATGCGATCAACGATCTGCACCTGGACTACTACATCCTCAAGCCGTGGGACCCGCCCGAGGAGCGGCTGTTCCCCGTCATCGACGATCTGCTGGGCGACTGGCACGCGGCCCACCCGCCGATCCAGCAGCTGACCCGCGTTGTGGGAAGTCGCTGGTCGCAGGCCACGCACCTGGTGCGGGACTTCCTGCAGCGCAGTCAGATCCCGATGGTGTGGCTGGATGTCGACACCGACAAGCAGGCGCGGATGCTGCGCAGCGCCGCCGGCGACGGCGAGCTGCCCCTGGTGATCACGCCCGACGGAACGCAGCTGTCGGCCCCCGGCATCCCGGAACTGGCCGCCGCCCTCGGCCACCCCGCTCCCTCCGACGCGCAGACCTTCGACCTCGCGATCGTGGGCGCAGGGCCGGCAGGTCTTGCAGCGGCCGTGTACGGCGCCAGCGAGGGGCTGCGCACAGTGTGCATCGAGCAGATGGTCGCCGGTGGGCAGGCCGGGCAGTCCTCGCGCATCGAGAACTATCTCGGGTTTCCCAACGGCATCGCCGGGGCCGACCTCGCCCGACGCGCCCTCACCCAGGCGCGACGCTTCCTGGTCGATGTGATGGCTCCGCAGACCGTGGCGGCGGTGGACGTGTCGGGCCCGTACCCGCAACTGACACTGGCCGGCGGGCAGACGGTCAGCTGCGGTGCGCTGATCCTGGCGTGCGGCGTGTCGTACCGCAGCCTCGACGTGCCCGGCAGCGACCGGTTCGAGGGGCGGGGCGTGTACTACGGCGCGGCGCTCAGCGAGCGCGACACCGTCGCGGGTGAAGACATCATCGTGGTGGGCGGGGCGAACTCGGCCGGCCAGGCAGCGGTCTTCTTCTCGGCATTCGCCCGGTCGGTGACCATTCTGTGCCGCGCCACCCAGCTGGGTGCCAAGATGTCGCAGTACCTGGTCGACCAGATCGCCGTGCTGCCGAACGTCACCGTCGAATGCGGCACCGTCGTGCGCGAAGTCGCGGGCGCCGACCATCTCGAGCAGGTGACGGTGGATGCCGTTTCGGGCGGCGACGAGCGCATCCTGGCGGCCACCTCCCTGTTCGTGTTCATCGGCGCCTCGCCGCGCACCGACTGGTTGCCGCCGCAGATCGTGCGCGACGAGCGCGGATTCGTGGTGACCGGCTCTGGGTTGGGCACCCAGCGTCACCGCACGGCGGACGGCGAGCGCGACCCGTTCCTCTACGAGACGAGCGTGGCGCGCGTGTTCGCCGTCGGCGACGTGCGCGCACAGTCCGTCAAGCGCGTGGCCTCGGCCGTGGGTGAGGGGTCGGTGGCGGTGCAGTTCGTGCACCGCGTGCTGCACGAGTGA
- a CDS encoding ABC-F family ATP-binding cassette domain-containing protein, with amino-acid sequence MHDTPIILDRITLAWPDGSLALDDVSGAFGSGRTGLIGRNGSGKSTLLRVIAGELAPTAGRVSAASDIALLPQQLTLDVDRPVAELLGVADTIAALRAIESGDIDPRHFDTVGADWDIEARAAAALAEAGLPEGALGRRVGELSGGEAVLAAVAGIRLRGAPITLLDEPTNNLDRDARARLYDLVLGWRGTLVVVSHDLALLELMDDTAELYGNELSVFGGPYSEWHAWLDAEQSAARQAERAATQVLAREKRQRVEAETKIARRGAYGNKAYAEKREPKIIMNGRKRAAQVSAGKLRTEVGAKETTARAALDVAERRVRDDDRVVIDLPDPGVPAGRRIATIGDAEHAWIVQGPERVALIGANGAGKTTLLERLIASGVQNSVDLDDSSMRRDDSGPSDAEWMSSAYAEAHTDRIGYLPQRVDGLDEIASVLANVRAAAPGVPPAEIRNRLARFLIRGDAVDRPVASLSGGERFRVALARLLLADPPPQLLVLDEPTNNLDLDTVGRLVAALSAYRGAVLVVSHDDAFLGRLDVDTTLELTADGLTQRG; translated from the coding sequence ATGCACGACACCCCCATCATCCTGGACCGCATCACGCTCGCCTGGCCGGACGGCTCGCTCGCGCTCGACGACGTCTCGGGCGCGTTCGGCTCCGGACGCACGGGCCTGATCGGCCGCAACGGATCCGGCAAGTCGACCCTGCTGCGCGTCATCGCGGGCGAACTCGCCCCGACCGCCGGACGCGTGTCCGCGGCATCCGACATCGCGTTGCTGCCCCAGCAGCTGACCCTGGACGTCGACCGGCCGGTCGCCGAGCTGCTGGGCGTGGCCGACACGATCGCCGCGCTGCGCGCGATCGAGTCCGGCGACATAGACCCGCGGCACTTCGACACGGTCGGCGCCGACTGGGACATCGAGGCCCGGGCTGCGGCCGCCCTCGCCGAGGCAGGGCTGCCCGAAGGGGCGCTCGGGCGTCGTGTGGGCGAACTCTCCGGCGGCGAGGCGGTCCTTGCGGCGGTCGCGGGCATCCGGCTGCGCGGTGCGCCCATCACGCTGCTGGACGAGCCGACGAACAACCTCGACCGCGACGCGCGGGCGCGGCTGTACGACCTGGTGCTCGGCTGGCGCGGAACGCTGGTCGTCGTCAGCCACGACCTCGCGCTGCTCGAGCTCATGGACGACACCGCCGAGCTGTACGGCAACGAGCTGAGCGTGTTCGGCGGGCCGTACTCTGAGTGGCACGCATGGCTGGATGCCGAGCAGTCCGCCGCGCGTCAAGCCGAGCGCGCCGCCACCCAGGTGCTCGCGCGTGAGAAGCGCCAGCGCGTCGAGGCCGAGACCAAGATCGCCCGCCGTGGGGCGTACGGCAACAAGGCCTATGCCGAGAAGCGCGAGCCGAAGATCATCATGAACGGACGCAAGCGCGCCGCCCAGGTCTCGGCCGGCAAGCTGCGCACCGAGGTCGGAGCGAAGGAGACGACGGCCCGGGCGGCGCTCGATGTCGCCGAGCGGCGAGTGCGCGACGACGACAGGGTCGTGATCGACCTGCCCGACCCGGGGGTACCCGCCGGGCGGCGGATCGCGACGATCGGCGACGCCGAGCACGCGTGGATCGTCCAGGGGCCCGAGCGGGTGGCGCTGATCGGCGCGAACGGTGCCGGGAAGACGACGCTGCTCGAGCGGCTGATCGCGTCGGGCGTTCAGAACTCCGTCGATCTCGACGATTCGAGCATGAGACGAGACGATTCCGGCCCTTCGGACGCGGAATGGATGAGTTCTGCATACGCCGAGGCGCACACCGACCGCATCGGGTACCTGCCGCAGCGCGTCGACGGGCTGGATGAGATCGCCAGCGTGCTCGCGAACGTGCGCGCGGCCGCTCCCGGTGTGCCGCCGGCCGAGATCCGCAACCGGCTCGCCCGGTTCTTGATCCGAGGGGATGCCGTGGATCGGCCGGTCGCGTCACTGTCGGGCGGCGAGCGGTTCCGGGTGGCGCTGGCGCGGCTGCTGCTGGCCGACCCACCGCCGCAGCTGCTCGTGCTCGACGAGCCGACGAACAACCTCGACCTCGACACCGTCGGCCGACTCGTCGCGGCCCTCTCGGCCTACCGCGGCGCGGTGCTCGTGGTCAGCCACGACGACGCGTTCCTCGGCCGGCTCGACGTCGACACGACGCTCGAGCTCACTGCCGACGGGCTGACGCAGCGCGGCTGA